In the genome of Triticum urartu cultivar G1812 chromosome 5, Tu2.1, whole genome shotgun sequence, one region contains:
- the LOC125507881 gene encoding serine/threonine-protein kinase Nek2, with the protein MDQYEVLEQIGKGAFGSALLVRHKVEKKKYVLKKIRLARQTDRTRRSAHQEMQLIATVRNPFIVEYKDSWVEKGCYVCIVIGYCQGGDMSEAIKRANGTYFSEEKLCKWLVQLLMALDYLHTNHILHRDVKCSNIFIARDQTIRLGDFGLAKILTSDDLASSVVGTPSYMCPELLADIPYGSKSDIWSLGCCIYEMTALRPAFKAFDMQALINKITKSIVSPLPTKYSGPFRGLIKSMLRKSPEHRPSAGELLKHPQLQPYVFQVQLKSSPTRNIHPINESLTDKVKKMTVPDDVPDSARRRMVRRNSLGSHRIVTFSKPSPERNSVSSTRSIKEYTTTQSCKELSIDSSQAEEDEVTSKAMITKTSSILRTPKSNPVKTFTSRNRLETPKTSYNRTNRAEPPSVTPVNKSARLARRVSLPLSTYETPIKRSISIVDQLGSPDVSMNAPRIDRIAEFPLASSEDPFHSIHKLSSAHGSCSTPPFINRSITKDKCTIQVLRADGGDNGSDSSGRNATAASSRGSNDSRLQRFDMSSFQQRAEALEGLLEFSAQLLQQERYDELGILLKPFGPEKASPRETAIWLSKSFKETT; encoded by the exons ATGGATCAGTATGAGGTATTGGAGCAGATTGGGAAAGGAGCATTCGGCTCTGCTCTGTTGGTGAGGCACAAGGTGGAGAAGAAGAA GTATGTGCTGAAGAAGATCCGGCTTGCCCGACAAACGGACCGCACTCGCCGGTCTGCCCACCAGGAG ATGCAGCTTATTGCAACTGTGAGAAATCCGTTCATCGTGGAGTACAAAGATTCGTGGGTAGAGAAG GGTTGCTATGTCTGCATTGTTATTGGTTATTGTCAGGGAGGAGACAT GTCTGAAGCTATTAAAAGAGCTAATGGTACCTATTTCTCTGAGGAG AAGCTTTGCAAGTGGCTTGTGCAGCTCCTTATGGCTCTTGATTACTTGCACACAAACCACATTCTTCACCGTGATGTGAAG TGCTCCAATATTTTCATTGCGAGGGACCAAACTATAAGACTCG GTGACTTTGGGCTTGCAAAAATATTGACTTCTGATGATCTGGCATCTTCC GTGGTAGGAACACCAAGTTACATGTGCCCAGAACTTCTTGCTGATATACCATATGGTAGCAAGTCCGATATTTGGTCTCTAG GATGTTGTATATACGAAATGACTGCTCTCAGGCCTGCCTTTAAAGCTTTT GACATGCAAGCTCTGATTAACAAGATCACGAAGTCAATAGTATCACCATTGCCTACCAAATATTCTGGTCCATT TCGGGGACTTATTAAGAGCATGCTGCGGAAAAGCCCAGAACACAGACCAAGC GCTGGAGAACTGCTGAAACATCCTCAACTTCAGCCTTATGTGTTTCAAGTTCAACTGAAGTCTAGTCCTACTCGCAATATTCATCCCATCAATGAATCTCTGACCGACAAAGTTAAGAAGATGACAGTTCCTGATGATGTCCCTGATTCTGCGCGCAGAAGAATGGTTAGGAGAAACTCTTTGGGAAGTCATAGGATTGTAACATTTAGCAAACCATCACCCGAGCGGAATTCTGTTAGTTCTACTCGGAGCATCAAGGAGTATACAACCACTCAGAGTTGCAAAGAGTTATCCATTGACAGCAGTCAGGCTGAGGAGGACGAGGTTACCAGTAAAGCCATGATAACCAAGACATCAAGCATCCTAAGGACTCCGAAGAGTAATCCAGTGAAGACATTCACAAGTAGAAACAGGCTTGAAACTCCAAAAACATCTTATAACAGAACAAACCGTGCTGAG CCGCCCTCAGTGACACCTGTGAACAAGAGTGCTCGACTGGCTCGAAGAGTATCCCTCCCGCTGTCGACATACGAAACGCCCATCAAGCGCAGCATCAGCATTGTTGACCAGCTAGGCTCCCCTGATGTGTCCATGAACGCGCCTCGAATCGACAGGATCGCAGAGTTTCCACTGGCTTCATCAGAGGACCCCTTCCACTCCATCCACAAGCTCTCTTCAGCCCATGGCTCATGCTCCACCCCTCCCTTCATCAACCGGTCGATCACCAAGGACAAGTGCACGATCCAGGTGCTGCGCGCGGACGGCGGGGACAACGGGAGCGACTCGTCGGGCCGCAACGCCACGGCCGCGTCGAGCCGGGGCTCCAACGACTCGAGGCTGCAGCGGTTCGACATGTCGTCGTTCCAGCAGCGCGCGGAGGCGCTGGAGGGGCTGCTGGAGTTCAGCGCGCAGCTGCTGCAGCAGGAGAGGTACGACGAGCTGGGGATCCTGCTGAAGCCGTTCGGCCCCGAGAAGGCGTCCCCCAGGGAGACGGCCATCTGGCTCTCAAAGAGCTTCAAGGAGACGACGTAG